DNA from Actinoplanes sp. SE50/110:
CGGCCGGATGCTGGCCACCCTGCACGATGCGCGGCCGGAAATCGACGCGGAACAGCAGTCGATCACCCCGGGCGTCGCTCCGGACCAGCCCTATCTCGGCGCCACCGACGCGATCATCGACGCCGCTCTGGCCCGCGCCACGGCCGCACCGGAGAAGGGACTCTCGTGCTGACCGCGACCGTCTTCACCGACGCCCCCGATCGCCCGCTCCTGCTGCTCGGCTCCTCGGTCGGCACCTCGGCCGAGACCCTCTGGGCGGACTGCGCGTCCCGTCTGTACGGCCGCTACCACGTGGTCGGCTTCGACCTGCCCGGCCACGGCCGCAGCGCCCCGTCCGACGCGCCGTTCACCATCCCCGACCTGGCCCGAGCGGTCCTCGACCTGGCCGACAGGCTGCGGCCGGGCGAGAGTTTCCGGTTCGGCGGCGACTCGATCGGCGGCGCGATCGGCCTGCAGCTGCTGCTCGACGCGCCCGAGCGGGTGACCGCCGCCGTGCTGCTCTGCACCGGGGCCAGGATCGGTCAGCCGGAGGCCTGGCACGAGCGCGCCGCGCTGGTCCGGGCGGAGGGTGTCGAAGCGGTCGTCGCCGGGTCCGACGACCGCTGGTTCGGCGCCGGCTTCCCGGCGGCCGGCCGCGAGCCGCTGCTGCGGGCGCTGCGCGCGACCGATGCCGAGAGCTATGCCCGCTGCTGCGAGGCGCTGGCGCGATTCGACGTACGCCATCGGCTCGCCGAGATCGCCACCCCGGTGCTCGCCGTGGCCGGTGGTCAGGACCGGCCGACGCCCGCCGACGGCCTGCGCCTGATCGCCGACGGTGTGCTGCACGGCCGGCTGGTCATCCTCGACGGGGTCGCCCACCTGGCCCCGGCCGAGTCCCCGGAGGTGGTCGCGTTCCTGCTCGACCAGCACTTCGACGAGCTCCGCGCGGCCGGCAGCACGGTTCGCCGGGAGGTCCTCGGGGCCGCCCACGTCGATCGGGCGACCGCCGGGACCACCGCGTTCACCCGCGACTTCCAGGATCTGATCACCCGGTACGCCTGGGGCGAGATCTGGACCCGGCCCGGCCTGGACCGGCGCAGCCGTTCGGTGGTGACGCTGACCGCGCTGGTCGCTCTCGGACATCACGAGGAGCTGGCCATGCACGTGCGCGCCGCCCACACGAACGGCCTCACCGTCGACGAAATCAAGGAGGTGCTGTTGCAGACCGCGATCTACTGCGGGGTGCCCGCCGCCAACACCGCCTTCCGGATCGCGCAGCGGGTCCTCGACGAGATCTGATCAGGGGTCACCGGTACACGCGGCCGGCGAACCGGCGGCCGAACCCGTCACCCACGCTGGCCGTCACCGTATAGTCGTACCGACCGGCCAGCGTGCTGAGCGTGAGGGTCGAGCTCCCGCCGGCCGCCACGGTCACGGTGCGCACCGGGCCGCTGGACGCCCCGTACACCTGGTTGTTGCCGATCGTGAAGGTGGTCGCCACCGTGCCCTGATTGGTCAGCGTGAGGGTCAGCCCCATCGCGCCGTCCTCGACCACGGACGCCTCGGGGTGCGCCTTCGTGGTGTTCGTCCAGGTCCGCACGTCGCCGGTGAATCCGCGCAGGTAGCCGTCCGGTCCGTGGAGGTCGACGTCGTACGGGCCGCCGCCGTAGGTGAGCGCACTGAAGTAGTCCGACACCGTCGCGCCCGCCGCCGCCGTGTACTGCCACGTCTGATATTTACGGAAATTGACGGTGTACGCGGTGAGCCCCGCCCCGATCGACCCGGAGTTCACCGTCTTGAACCAGAACCGGTTCGTGGCGGTGTCCGTCCACGACGTGGTGGTCAACCGGTATCCGATCGGGTTCGCCGGCCGGTCCCCGGTCTCCTGCCCGGGCAGCGTCGAACTGGTCGGCGCGGTCGCGTCCGGCAGGCTGTCCTGCTGGGTGCAGGCCGCCACCAGGGCCGCGGTGTCCGGCAGCGACGGGAACGTGGTGACCTTCGAGGTGAAGTCGAACGCCGAGGTCAGGTCGCCGCAGACGGTCCGCCGCCAGGCCGAGATGTTGGTCTCCCGCACGCCGGTCCAGAGCTCGACGAACCGGATCGGCGAGGTGTGGTCGAACACCTCGGAGCAGACCCGCCCGCCGGTGCTCCACGGTGAGATGACCGTCATCGGCACCCGCGGGCCCAGCCCGATCGGATTGCCGCCGATGAACTCGTCCGCGGTGCCGGCCGGCGGAACCGGCGGCGCGACGTGGTCGAAGAAGCCGTCGTTCTCGTCGAAGTTGAGGAACATGACCGTGCCGGCCCACACGTCCGGGTACGCGGCCAGGGCGGACAGGAAGCCCTGCACGAAGTCGGCGCCGTAGGCCGGCGGGTACTGCGGGTGCTCGCTCTTGGCCGCGGGCGCCACCACCCAGGACACCTGCGGCAGCGTACCGGCGGCCAGGTCGGCGGTGAACGCGCCGAGCGCCGAGGCCGCCTTGAGCAGCCCGCGCTGGTACAGCGGCGAGGTGGTGGCGGCGTTCCGGAACTGGGTGAACCAGGCCAGCGGGTTGTCGTCGTAGTTGTCCGCCTCCTGGTAGACCCGCCAGCTGACCCCGGCCTTCTGCAGCCGCTCCGGATACGTCGTCCAGGAGTAGCCGGCCTCGGTGTTGTCGGTGACCGGCCCGCCGTGCCCGCCGTTCGGGTCGATCGTGCAGGACCACTGGTAGAGCCGGTTCGGGTTGGTCGGGCCCTGCACCGAGCAGTGGTACTGGTCGCAGATGGTGAACGCGTCGGCCAGCGCGTACTGCCACGGGATGTCGGCGCGGGTGTAGTAACCCATGGTCTTCTCGGTCTTGGCCGGGATCCAGTTGTCGTACTTCCCGCTGTTCCACGCCGAGTGCGTGCCCGACCAGGAGTGGTCCAGATCGGAGATGCGCTGCGCGTCGGTCTTGGTGGTGTCCAGCCGCCAGGGCAGCAGCACGGTGCCGGTCGCGCGCTTCTGGTGCCACACGTCCGAGCCGGACGGGAAGCGCAGCAGGCTGGTGTCGGCGAAGCCGCGCACCCCGGAGAGCTTGCCGAAGTAGTGGTCGAACGACCGGTTCTCCTGCATGAAGATGATGACGTGCTGCACCTGGTCGAGGCTGCCGGCCGCCTGGGCCGGAAGCGAGGGCAGGGCAGCGGGGCCGAGGGCGGCGCCACCACCGGCCGCGGCGGCGGCGCCGAGCAGGGCCCGGCGGGAGATCGGAGACATGGCGCCGAGCATATCGATCACATACGACGGAACCATCGGCGAACGTCGACAGCCGGGTGAGCATCCGGGCCGACGGCCCTGGCAGCGGTCATCCGGGGCGCGCGGATAATCGGATGCCGTGCCGGGACGCCCGTCCTAGGTTGTGGGGATGTCCGCCGAAGCAGCTCGCGCCGCCGAGCTTCTCACCCAGCTGTCCCACCCCGCGCGCCTACGCGCCTTCGCCGGTCTGGTCGGCCGGGGCAGCGAGGGATTCTCGATCGCCGAGATGTCCTTCCTGCTGGACATGTCCAAGCCCGAGGCGGGGGAGGCACTGGGCCGGCTGGCCGCACTGGGGCTGGCCAGCGGCACCGGCGACGGTTATTACCGGGCCACGCCTCAGGTGCTGCGCGACGCGGCCCAGGCCCTGGTCGCGACCCTGCCGATCGCTCCGCTGCTGCGCGAGTATCCGCAGCTCAAGGGCTATTTCACGCATGGTTTCCTGACCAGTCTGCCACCGACGCTCAGCGAGCGTTACGAGCAGATCGGCGAGCTGCTCGCCCGCTTCCTGGCGGTCGAGGGGGTGCTCACCGAGGACGAGGTGAACCGGCGGATCGCGGTGGTCGCCGAGGATGTGGCGGCCGTCCGCCGGATGCTGGTCGAGACCGGCTGGCTGGAACGCGACCGCGCCGGCACCGCCTACGGCGCCGGCCGGGTCTACGTCGGGTGACCCCGGCCCCGGCGATCGCGGTGGAGAACCGAGCCGATCGCCGGGGGCCGGCGGGCGCCGGGTCAGTCGCGGGTGACGTTCAGGGCGCCCGCGGTGCGCGGGACGATCAGCGGCATGGTGGCCGCCAGCACGGCCGTGGCGACGCCCAGGGCCGGGCGCAGCCCGCCGGCCGCCGCCGACAGGCCGCTGGTCAGCAGCGGGGAGAAGAACTCGCCGACGAACAGGGTGCCGGTCCACAGGCCGGTGCCCCGCCCGCGTTCCTCGAAGCCCAGGTTGTTGGTGGCCCAGGTGAGCAGGGTGGGCAGCAGCAGGCCGGTACCGGCCCCGGTCAGCACGGCGCCGGCGGTGATCACCGGAACCCGCGGGGTGGCCGCGATGAGCAGGAAACCGGCGGCCGCGAGTCCGAAGGCGATCGGCAGCAGCCGGCGCGGGGTGCGCCCGGACAGCCTCGCGAACGAGCCGGCCGCGACCGCGGTGGCCAACGACATCAGGGCGCTGAGCGCGCCGATCGTCGCGGCCTGCTGGACGCCCACCCCGTCCAGGACGAAGGACAGCTCGACGATCAGGGCATAGAAGACGACGCCGCCGGCGAGGGTGACCAGACACGGGGTGCGCAACCGGCGCCAGGGCAGCGGCGGCAGCTCACGACCCGCAGGAGCGGAGGCGGGCCGGGCCGGCTGCCGGATCAGCGGGACCATCGGCACGGCCAGCAGCAGCGCGACGGTGTAGAGCCAGAACGGGGCCCGCCAGCCCGAGCCGCCGATCGCGATCTGCGGCATCGCCCCGCTCTACCTCGACGCACTGCCCGCGATCATCGGCAGCCGGGTCCTGGTCGGACTCTGCGAAGCCGCGATCATGACCCGCTGCACCACGCTGATCGCGGACTACTGGCCGGGCCCGCGGCGAAGCCGCTACCTGGGCCTGCAGACGCTGCTCGCCTCGGTCTCGGCCACCGTGTTCCTGGGTCTGGGCGGCGTTTCTGGCTCACCGCGGCGCCGCTGCCGATCACCGGGGCGGTGGGCAGCCCGGTCAACCCGATCGCGGTGAAGTAGCCCGGGCCGTGCGGCCGCCGGGCGGACGAAGCCGGTCCACACCTCGGCGGTCTGGCGGCTGCCGCCTGTGCCGGCACGGCGGTGGTCTTGTGGCCGCGGCCCGGCTCGCACCGCGGCGGTCTTGCGGCCGCGGCGTGGCGCGAGCTCTGGGCGCGGCCCGCCCCGGCGCGGCGGGCAGGCTAGGCGCGACCCGACCCGGTCCGCGTGGTGACAGACCCGGCGCGTGGCGTGGCGAGAAGGCCCGGCGTGGCGGGGAGGTTGACCCCGGCCCCGTAGTCCGGAGAACCGGCGTGGCGGGGCGGGGAGGCCTGGCCGGCCTGGCGGGGAGGGTGAGCGCGGCGGGCGGATGGTGGCGTACGCGGCAATCGGATCGTCATGGTGCTCAAGCGGGCAGCGGGGTGGGGCGGCGTCGGGTGAGCCAACGTTCGAAGAGCAGGGTGGCCAGCGGGGGGATCGAGGCGCCGAGGGCGAAGGCGGTGCGCCACAGTGACCAGCGTTCGGTGCGGGCGGTCCAGAGGGTGGCGGCGAGGTAGGCGACGAAAAGGGCGCCGTGGATGCGGCCGAAGAGCCAGACGCCGGCGTCCGTGGTGTGCGAGACGTGTTTCAGGTACATCCCGATCAGCAGGCCGGTCCAGGAGAACGCCTCGGCGATCGCCGTCGCGCGGAACATCCGGAACGCTGACATCAGCGGGCACCTCCGACGAAGAAGTTGATCTCGGCCCGGGAGACTACCGTCGCCGAGTTGAGTGTTTCCTGGCAGTGCGATGGATGGCCGGCGCGGAACGGGGTATCTCCGGTCGGCAAGGTCAACTCAGCTACAGGGGGATCCGTGCCGGACATCGTGGAGATCATCAAGGCGCAGCACCAGCAGGTCGACGCGCTGCTGAGCCAGGCGGCCGAGGAGGACGCCGATCAGCTCGGACTGCTGCAGGAGGTGGCCCGGATGCTGCTGCCGCACTCCGAGGCCGAGGAGAGCTTCGTCTACCCCACCATCCGCGACAAGGCGGCGGAGACCGGTGAGGAGGTGGCCGACGGGGTGGAGGAGCACCACCAGATCGAGGAGATGCTGAAGAACCTGCTCGACGGCAGCCCCGACGACCCGGGTTGGGACGGCACCCTGGCGGCGATCACCGGCGAGCTGCGGCACCACGTGCAGGAGGAAGAGGAGGAGCTGCTGCCGGTGCTGGCCGAGCGGCTCAGTGCCGAGGAGCGCGAGGAGCTGGGGCGGCGCTTCCAGGAGGCGACGCAGGGCACGCCGCCCGCCGGTGGGCACGAGGAAACCCGGCGCGAGCTCTACGAGAAGGCCAAGGAGCAGGACATTCCGGGGCGGTCCAAGATGACGAAGGACGAGCTCGCCAAGGCGGTCGGCGAGGGCTGACGCCATCGGCGCAGGTGTGGATCACACCGGACTCGGCAAGATCTACATTCTCGGGCATGTCGCTGCAAACGCATCGAAGCCACACCAGGGCTGTTGCGCATCGGCCGGTGCTGGCACCACACCTTCAGGAAACCATCGAGTCGCTCGCGGCCGGGGAGACCGCCCGGGAGATGGCCGCACGTCTCTATCTGTCGCCGAACACCGTCAAATCCCGCCTTCGTACGCTGTATCAGCAGCTGGGCGCCCGGGACCAGGCCCACGCCGTGGCGATCGGGTTCCGGCTCGGCGTGTTGCGCGCCCCGGGTGCGGCCGAGCCCGATGACGACCGGCAGCCGGTCGTCATCGGGAGCCTCAACCCGGACAGCCTCCGGGAGATCATCGCCGAGCTCACCGCCCTGCTTCGCATCGTGGAACGGGTCCGGCCGCTGCCCGGCGGACACCTGCCGGACCTGCTGCGCCGGGTCGGTGAGCTGGCCACCAGCCCGCACGACGACCCGCGCGGGGTGCTGGCCCGGATCGCGCAGATCGCCGCCGAGGCGGGATTCACCGCCGAAGGGCCGGGCGCGGAGCCGCCGTCCCGGCGATAATGATCGGGTGGGTGACCGTCCGATGGAGCGGATGCGACCGTGTCGTCGCTGCGGTCACCCGACCCGTGTGGACCGGATGGTGCAGGGATACGGGCGTAACTGCGCGGCCCTGATGGGGCTGATCGGCGGCACCGTCGACACCGGGCACACCGGGCCCGACCTGTTCGATTTGATCGAGGTGGAGCCGGAGGACTGCTGTGACGGCTGGGATCGGCCGGCCGACACCGATGTGCTCAGCCCCGCGGCCCGGCGCCGCCCGGGCCGGTGAGAGTGGTCAGGTCCGAGGGCGGCCGGTCGCCGCAGCGGTGAGGGTGGTCAGGTCCGGAGCCCGGCGCCGGCCAGGACCAGGGAGGCGGCCGGGTCGGTGATCGACTCGCCGCCCGGATCGGGATGCCACAGCGGGGCCGGGGTGACGCCCGGCTCGACCAGCTCCCAGCCGGTGAGGAGCCGGGCGAATCACTGCGTGTCGCGCGGCACCAGCGGCGTGCCGGTCCGGTTGTAGACGTCGGCGACCCGGCGCACCGTCTCCGGGGCGTCCCCGCCGCTGGCGTGCGTGAGCACCAGCAGGCTGCCGGGCGCGGCCGCGGCGTGGTAGCCGTGCAGGGCGGCGTCGAGCACCGGGCCGTCGGGCAGGAAGTGCAGCACCGCCAGCATCAGGATCGCCACCGGGCGACCGGGATCGATCACCCGCAGCCCCGGGTCGCTGAGCACCGACGCGGGATCGCGCAGGTCGGCCTCGACGACCACGGTCCGCGGATCGTCGCCGAGCAGGTCGCGGGCGTAGAGCACGGCGGTCGGGTCGTTGTCGACGTACACGATCCTGGCTTCAGGGTTCGTCCGCAGAGCGACCTCGTGGGTGTTTCCCTCGGTGGGGATGCCGGCGCCGAGGTCGATGAACTGGCTGATGCCGCGCGCCGCCGCGTAGCGGACGGCGCGGTGCGGGAGCGCCCGGTTGGCCCGGGCGACGGCGCCGATCTCGGGGACCAGCTCGGCGATCCGGGAGGCGACCGACCGGTCCACCGCGAAGTTGTGCGTGCCGCCCAGGAACACGTCATACACCCGGGCGGAACTGGGCCGGTTCGGATCGATGCTCACGCCCCAAAGGTAGCCCGAATTGAAGGCATTAATGCTACTTTGGTACGGGAGGGGACGGGTGTGGAGTCACGCAACGAGCTGCCGGGGCTCCTGATCGACACCGCCCCGGACGCGATCATCGTGAGCCGTGCGGACGGCGTCGTCACGATCGCCAATCGGCGGGCCCACGAGATGTTCGGCTACCCACCCGGTGCGTTGCCCGGCATCCCCTTCGACGAGCTGGTCCCCGGCAACGGGCGTGACGGGTGCGGCACGCCGATGCGCCGCATCCCCCTGCTCGGCGTGCGCCGCGACGGCCGCACTTTCCCGGTCGAGGTGTCGCTGTCGTGGACCCCGGCCGGCACCGGCGGAACGTACGCGATCGCGGTGCTGCGCGACGACACCACCCAGCGGCAGACCGCGGCCACCCGCGCGCTGCTCGCCTCGATCGTTCAGTCCTCGCACGACGCGATCGTCACGGTCGGCCTCGACGACCGGGTGCTGTCCTGGAATCCGGGCGCCGAGATGCTCTACGGCTTCAAGGCCGAGGAGATGATCGGCGTCGACGTCGACGAGATCATTCCGCCGGACCGGCGGGAGGACGAGGCACAGATCCGCCGGCTGGTCCGGCTCGGCGCCCGGGTCGACCGGTACCGGTCGCTGCGCCTGACCGCCTCCGGGCAGCCGATCGCGGTCGCCATGCTGGTCTCCCCGCTCTTCGACGAGCACGGCACGCTGGTCGGCACCACCGGAACCGCGCGCGACATCACCGAGCGGGAGCGGGCCGAAGCCCGGGTCCAGGCGATCCTCGACGCGGCGCCGGACGCGATGCTCGGAGTCACCGAGGACGGCCGGGTGGTGCTGGTCAACGCGGAGGCTGAGCGGCTGTTCGGGCATCCCCGGCACGACCTGATCCACTCCGACGTGTCCCGGCTGCTGCCGGACGGGCTACCACCGATCTCCGCGATGCTGCGCACCGGCGGCGGCGCCGCTCCGCTGGACCCGGTGCGAGCCGGTGGCGCCGTTTCTCGGGAGCCGGAGCGGGCCGGTGGCGCCGTTTCTCGGGAGCCGGAGCGGGCCGGTGGCGCCGTTTCTCGGGAGCCGGAGCGGGCCGGTGGTGGTGAGCAGCGGTGGGCCAAGCGGCGGGCGGTTCGCAGCGACGGCGCCGAACTGCCGGTCGACATCGCGGTCAGCGCCCTGCACACCGATACCGGGATGATCGTGGTGGCCGCGGTCCGGGACATCACCGAGCGGCTGGCCATCGAGGCCGAGCGGCGCCGGCTGCGTGAGGAGACCGACCGGCAGCGCCTGGAGGCCCGGATGCAGCAGGCCCAGCGGCTGGAGAGCCTGGGCCAGCTGGCCGGCGGCATCGCGCACGACTTCAACAACCTGCTCGCGGTGATCCTCAACTACGCGGCGTTCATCATCGAGGACGCGGCGGGCAGCGCGCCGGCCGCCGACGCCGAGCAGATCGCCCGGGCCGCGCGGCGTGGCAGCGACCTCACCCACCAGCTGCTCGCCTTCGCCCGGCGGGAGGTGATCCGGCCCCGGCCGTTGGACCTCAACGCGGTGGTCACCGAGGTGCACCAGATGCTGGAACGCTCGCTGGGCGAGCACATCACGCTGACCGTCCGGACCGCCGAGGCGCTGCCCGCCGTGATGGCCGACCCCGGCCAGCTGGAGCAGGTGCTGGTCAACCTCGCGGTGAACGCGCGGGACGCGATGCCGACCGGCGGCCGGCTCACCATCGACACCGCCGAGGTCAGCGTCGACGAGGAGCACTCGGCCGCCCGCGCCGGGCTCAGCCCCGGCCGATACCTGCGGCTGCGCGTCTCGGACACCGGCACCGGGATGCCCCAGGAGGTGATCGACAAGGCGTTCGAGCCGTTCTTCACCACCAAGCCCAGCGGTCAGGGCACCGGCCTCGGCCTGGCCACCGTGTACGGGATCGTCACTCAGGCCGGCGGCACCGTGCAGATCTACTCCGAACCGGGGATCGGCACCACCTTCACCATCCTGCTGCCGGTCACCGACGTGCGGGCGCAGGCGGCCGCGGCGGAGGAGACCGGTGCCGAGCTGACCGGGCACGGCGCCACCGTGCTGGTGGTCGAGGACGAGGCCGCGCTGCGCGAGGTGACCTGCCGCATTCTCCAACGGGGCGGGTACACCGTGCTGGCCGCATCCGGCGGGGCCGAGGCGCTCCGGCTGGTCGACGAGCACCCGATCGACGTGCTGCTCACCGATGTGATCATGCCGGGGATGCTGGGCCGGGACCTGGCCGAGGCGGTGACCGCCCGGCATCCCGGTACCAGGGTGCTGTTCATGTCGGGTTACGCCCAGCCGGTGCTGACCGACCATGGCACCCTGTCGGCCGAGATGCACCTGCTGGAGAAGCCGTTCACCAGCGCCGAGCTGATGCGGGCGCTGCACGACGAGCTGCAGTAGGCCCTACTCGCAGACGGTGCCGTCGTTGTCCGGGTCCGGGTACCAGTCGTATTCCGGGTCGGCGCCCTGCACGTACGGCCCGAAGCCCTTGGTGGTCGCCTCGGCGCAGGTGGTGAACCGCGGATCGCTGCCGCTGCCGTCCTCGCCCTTGGCCTCGTCGCCGTCGATCGCGGCGGCGTCGTCGCGGTCCGGCAGGGTGGTGGTGCCGGGCCGGGTGGTCCGGGCCGCGCTCCGCACCGGCAGGTGGGTGACCGGCGGCGCCGCGCCCGGAGTCACCGGCTCGCTGGACGCCTCGGTGCCCTGCACCCAGACCGGCCCGGAGTCCTCCCGGCCGAGCTCGGCGACCGTGAGACAGAGGCCGGTCACCAGGGCAGCCGCCGCGCCCACCGTCACCGTGCGCCAGATCTGTACCGTCACCACAAGCCCTCAGTCGTCGCCTCGGCCGACTCTACCCGGCGTCGCCTAGTGACCGGAGGTCAACAGGCCGAAACATCCGCAGATCACGGCGGTTGTCGCGGCCACCAGCAGGGCCACCGCGAGCGCCATGCCGGGGTACCTCTGCGGCGGCGGCCCGAGCGCGCCGCGCAGGAACGCCAGCATCGGCGCGCGGTACTCCAGCTCGGCGGTCCGGCCGGGCAGTGCCACCACGGTGGTCTCGGCCGCGCCGAGCCGGGACGGCAGCAGTGAGGGCACGTGGACGTGCACGTGGTGCTCGCCGAGCGCCACCGGGGTGCTCACCCGGCCCCAGGTGGCCGGCACGTTCCTGCCGTCGATCTCCAGCACCGGGGTGAAGAATCCGAGCAGGAAGGCGAGCGGCGCGAACCGCATCGTCACGGCGATGGTCGCGCCGCCGTCGCCGCGCGCCGGGTCGAGCGGCGGGAAACCGGGGGACAGGGGCCGATAGGGCGGCGCCAGAATGGCCACGCTGGCACCTTATGCCCCGGCAGCCGTCCCGGAAAACACCCGAGATCCACAGTGGAGAAGTGGTGGGCGTCGATCCGTCGGCGGCGGTAGGTTAACGCGGGAGGTCACACCCGCGGGCATCCGCGTCATCGTCCGGTAACGCGAGGGATAGAGTCCGCAACGGGTGCCGCAATGCCTCAACCTCGGGAGACTAACTCATGACTAAGACACCGGTCACCGTCACCGTGACGGGCGCAGCCGGCCAGATCGGCTACGCGCTGCTGTTCCGCATCGCCTCCGGCCACCTGCTCGGCGCCGATGTGCCGGTCCGCCTGCGCCTGCTGGAGATCCCGGCCGCCGCCAAGGCCGCCCAGGGCACCGCCCTGGAGCTCGACGACTGCGCGTTCCCGCTGCTGAGCAGCGTCGACGTGTTCGACGACCCGAAGGCGGCCTTCGACGGCGTCAACGTGGCGCTGCTGGTCGGCGCCCGCCCGCGGACCAAGGGCATGGAGCGCGGCGACCTGCTCGAGGCCAACGGTGGCATCTTCGGCCCGCAGGGCGCCGCGATCAACGCGGGCGCCGCGTCCGACGTGCGCGTGCTGGTGGTCGGCAACCCGGCCAACACCAACGCCCTGATCGCCCAGCAGAACGCGCCGGACGTGCCGGCCGACCGGTTCACCGCGATGACCCGGCTCGACCACAACCGCGCGCTGGCCCAGCTCGCGGCGAAGCTGCAGGTGCCGGTCGCCGACCTGCGCAAGGTGACCATCTGGGGCAACCACTCCGCCACGCAGTACCCGGACGTCTTCCACGCCGAGGCGGCCGGCCGTCCCGTCAAGGACCTGGTCGACCAGGCCTGGCTGGCCGACGAGTTCATCCCGCGGGTCGCCAAGCGCGGCGCCGAGATCATCGAGGTCCGGGGCGCGTCCTCGGCCGCCTCGGCCGCCTCGGCCGCCCTCGACCACGTGCACACCTGGGTCAACGGCACCGCCGAGGGCGACTGGACGTCGGCCGCGATCGTCTCCGACGGGTCGTACGGCGTACCGGCCGGCCTGATCTCCTCCTTCCCGGTCACCGCGAAGGACGGTAAGTGGGAGATCGTCCAGGGCCTGGAGATCAGCGAGTTCTCCCGCGCCCGGATCGACGCCTCGGTCGCCGAGCTCCAGGAGGAGCGCGCCGCCGTGCAGGGCCTCGGCCTGATCAAGTGACACCCGGTGACCGGGCGGCGGGAGCCGCCCGGTCACCGTCCGGTGATGTACAGCTTGCGGATCGGCTCGGTGACCCGCCACACCGTCGGCGTGCCGGCCGTCAGGCGCACCAGGTCGCCCGGCTTCACCTCGTAGGTCTCGCCACCGGTCGCGATCGTCGCGCGCCCGGACAGCACCAGGAAGGCCTCCTCGGCCTCGGTGTCGCGGACCGCTCCCACGGTCATCTCCCAGATACCGATCTCGACCCCCGGCCCGTCGAGCGTGGTGACGCTCACCGCCCCGGTGGACGGCTGCCCGGCGACCACCTCGTCCGGGTGACCCGGCTCGTGTGTGACGGTGACTTCCGCGAGGTCGTAGACCACTACTGGCTCCATGACCTTGCACGATAGTCGTACGCTTCGGCCTTGTTAGGTCCTTAGGTCGGGCACGCACAGGAGAGCATCGTGGTCTTCAAGAAGTTGCTGGGCGCCATGGGAGTCGGTGGGCCGAGCGTCGACACCGTGCTGGCCAACCCGAGCACCTACCCGGGTGCTCCGCTGACCGGTCAGGTCAACCTGACCGGCGGCACCCAGGTCGCCGACATCGAGCACATCACCCTGGCCCTGGTCACCCGGATGGAGGTGGAGGGCGGCGGCCACGACTACTCGACCACCGGCGACTTCTACCGGCTGACCGTGTCCGGCCCGACCCGGATCCACCCGGGTCAGCAGATGTCCATCCCGTTCCGCATCGACATGCCGTGGGAGACGCCGATCACCACGGCGTACGGGCAGCCGCTGCGCGGCATGGTGATGGGTGTGCGCACCGAGGTGTCGATCGCCCGGGCGCTGGACAAGGGTGATCTCGACCCGGTCTACGTGCACCCGCTGCCGATCCACCAGAAGATTCTGGACGCCTTCGGTCAGCTGGGCTTCCGCTTCAAGTCCGCCGACCTGGAGTACGGGCAGATCTACGGCGTCCACCAGACCCTGCCGTTCTACCAGGAGATCGAGTACTGGCCGGCCGCGCAGTACGCGCACGCGGTGAACGAGGTCGAGCTGACGTTCGTGACCAGCCCGCACGCGGTCGAGGTGGTCCTGGAGTTCGACAAGCGGGGTGGGCTGTTCCACTCCGGTCACGACACCTACGGGCGGTACACCGTCTCCCACCACGACGCGGAGACCACCGACTGGCGCTCGGTCGTGGACGGCTGGGTGCGCCAGGCGGTCGACAAGCACCGGTCCCGGCCGGGCTACGGCGGGCATGCGGCCTACGGCGCTCCCGGCTACCCGCCGCCCCCGCCCGGCTACGGGCACCACGGCGGCCACCACGGACACCACGGCCACTACCACCACGGGAGTGGGATGGGCGGGTCCGTCCTGGGCGCGGTCGGCGGTCTGGCGGCCGGTTTC
Protein-coding regions in this window:
- a CDS encoding helix-turn-helix transcriptional regulator: MSLQTHRSHTRAVAHRPVLAPHLQETIESLAAGETAREMAARLYLSPNTVKSRLRTLYQQLGARDQAHAVAIGFRLGVLRAPGAAEPDDDRQPVVIGSLNPDSLREIIAELTALLRIVERVRPLPGGHLPDLLRRVGELATSPHDDPRGVLARIAQIAAEAGFTAEGPGAEPPSRR
- a CDS encoding MFS transporter, which codes for MPQIAIGGSGWRAPFWLYTVALLLAVPMVPLIRQPARPASAPAGRELPPLPWRRLRTPCLVTLAGGVVFYALIVELSFVLDGVGVQQAATIGALSALMSLATAVAAGSFARLSGRTPRRLLPIAFGLAAAGFLLIAATPRVPVITAGAVLTGAGTGLLLPTLLTWATNNLGFEERGRGTGLWTGTLFVGEFFSPLLTSGLSAAAGGLRPALGVATAVLAATMPLIVPRTAGALNVTRD
- a CDS encoding DUF3817 domain-containing protein, with the protein product MSAFRMFRATAIAEAFSWTGLLIGMYLKHVSHTTDAGVWLFGRIHGALFVAYLAATLWTARTERWSLWRTAFALGASIPPLATLLFERWLTRRRPTPLPA
- the pcaC gene encoding 4-carboxymuconolactone decarboxylase, which produces MLDQHFDELRAAGSTVRREVLGAAHVDRATAGTTAFTRDFQDLITRYAWGEIWTRPGLDRRSRSVVTLTALVALGHHEELAMHVRAAHTNGLTVDEIKEVLLQTAIYCGVPAANTAFRIAQRVLDEI
- a CDS encoding phosphocholine-specific phospholipase C, with protein sequence MSPISRRALLGAAAAAGGGAALGPAALPSLPAQAAGSLDQVQHVIIFMQENRSFDHYFGKLSGVRGFADTSLLRFPSGSDVWHQKRATGTVLLPWRLDTTKTDAQRISDLDHSWSGTHSAWNSGKYDNWIPAKTEKTMGYYTRADIPWQYALADAFTICDQYHCSVQGPTNPNRLYQWSCTIDPNGGHGGPVTDNTEAGYSWTTYPERLQKAGVSWRVYQEADNYDDNPLAWFTQFRNAATTSPLYQRGLLKAASALGAFTADLAAGTLPQVSWVVAPAAKSEHPQYPPAYGADFVQGFLSALAAYPDVWAGTVMFLNFDENDGFFDHVAPPVPPAGTADEFIGGNPIGLGPRVPMTVISPWSTGGRVCSEVFDHTSPIRFVELWTGVRETNISAWRRTVCGDLTSAFDFTSKVTTFPSLPDTAALVAACTQQDSLPDATAPTSSTLPGQETGDRPANPIGYRLTTTSWTDTATNRFWFKTVNSGSIGAGLTAYTVNFRKYQTWQYTAAAGATVSDYFSALTYGGGPYDVDLHGPDGYLRGFTGDVRTWTNTTKAHPEASVVEDGAMGLTLTLTNQGTVATTFTIGNNQVYGASSGPVRTVTVAAGGSSTLTLSTLAGRYDYTVTASVGDGFGRRFAGRVYR
- a CDS encoding hemerythrin domain-containing protein — its product is MPDIVEIIKAQHQQVDALLSQAAEEDADQLGLLQEVARMLLPHSEAEESFVYPTIRDKAAETGEEVADGVEEHHQIEEMLKNLLDGSPDDPGWDGTLAAITGELRHHVQEEEEELLPVLAERLSAEEREELGRRFQEATQGTPPAGGHEETRRELYEKAKEQDIPGRSKMTKDELAKAVGEG
- a CDS encoding DUF2087 domain-containing protein; this translates as MSAEAARAAELLTQLSHPARLRAFAGLVGRGSEGFSIAEMSFLLDMSKPEAGEALGRLAALGLASGTGDGYYRATPQVLRDAAQALVATLPIAPLLREYPQLKGYFTHGFLTSLPPTLSERYEQIGELLARFLAVEGVLTEDEVNRRIAVVAEDVAAVRRMLVETGWLERDRAGTAYGAGRVYVG